The DNA region GTTTCTTTCAAAACCTCTGAAAAATTAGCATCAAAATTAAGATTTTTTATTTTTGAGCTCATTACTTTATTTTTTAAACTTGCTAAAAAATCATTATCAAAAGTAGTATCTGATAAATCAAAATTTGTTAATTCAAAATCTTCCTTAAAAAAAGTTTTTTTATTTATTGTAGAATCAAGCTCAAATTTTAATATACTATCACTATGATCGTATTCAATCTCAAAGTTATATACACTTTTTCCTATCGCATTCATAGCTATTTTGTACAGATTATTATCTCCTGATAATTTCTTAGAATCTACTTTTGCACTGACTGCATTGCTGTTTGCTACAGCAGATGCTAAATTTGTAACTTTTAAACCTTCTACTTTTATAGACACATCATTATTAATTTTTTGATTAACTTTTAGGCCCTTAACTACAAGCTTATCTATAGATACGTTAGGGTTTTTATTACCATTACTTACAATCAAAATATCTGAAGCAGTAATATCACCATTGCTATTCTTATCGACTTTACCTACTGTAACATGAGTTTGAAAAGGAAATAAAGAATCTAAATTACTAATAATAGTGTTTTTTATAAAACTACTATCCTGTGTAGTTGTCTTGTGTGAAGGTACAATTGCAGTTGCATATAGATTAGTAGTAGCTAAAGTAGCTGCACAAACTGATGTTATCAAAAATATTTTTTTTAAACTCATGTTACCCTCTTTCTAGTTTATTTTTTCTAATTTTAAAAAATCTAAATCTTTTTTACGTAATGAAAAGATTCCACAATTTGTTTCAAAGGCTATAGGTCCGCCAAAGATTGATCTGTTTATAACTTTCATTTCCTGACCCTCTAAGACTCCCATTGCTATTATTTTATCTTTAAAAGCATTTGGACAGCTATTATGGAAACCTTTAATAATAAATTTATCATTTTTATGATAGCTCATAACAAAACCCTATATATTTTTATATCACTATTAATTATAATCTTTCTTTAGTATAACATTAATAGATTAAACCTAAGTTTAGTTTATAAAAAATTTATCACCAAAATAAAGCTTATGAAAGATCTATCAAAATTGGATATACCTAAAAAACAAAAAAAAGATATTCAGCCAAAACCTGAAAAACCTAAGTTAAACAAAAAAAAGAAACTACTTATAATTGCCATCATATGTCTTTTAAGTGTTGCAATTGTATCAAAACTTATCAATAAGATTAAGGCTGAAGAAAAAGCAAAGATAGAACAGCAAATCGATAAAAAAGAAACCACAAAAAATACTAAACAAGATCAAAAAGCTAATAATAATCAAAAACCAAATTTTTCTGAGAATACTCCAAGTGGTAAAATGATATTTACATTTTATAACAATCTTAAACATGATAGTGTTAGCGTAAATGTGAATCCTGAAGCTAAGAGAGCTCAATACAAATATACATATATATATCAAATAGCATCTTTTAGAAACATGAATGAAACCTCATGGTATGTCAAAAAGATGAAAAAAGATGGTTTAAATCCTCAGTTCAAACGTGTTGGCAACTGGATCAGAATGTACATAGGTCCATATGATAGTAAGCGTGCTATGGCACCAGATGTTATCAAACTACAAAGAATAGGACTAAATGGAGGATTTCCTAGAGAAGTTAGCCGCACCAAAATAAAACCTAAGAGTGATAAAAAGAATTCTAAAACATCTACTGATGAAAAAGATAACTCTAATAAAAAAACTCAGAAAAACTAAAAGGGATCAAAAATTATTCTTTAACTCTCTTAACTTTACAAACATATCTCTACCTAATGAATAGCTTGGTAAAACCTTAGTGAGATTATCATCATTTATAGCTCTAATAAAAATATTAAACTTACTTTCTTCTGCTAAATTAACTATTGGTTTCTTAGATGCTTCTAAATCACAGACTTGCTCTATATAATACTTAAAATTTTCATCTTCAGGTAATATGCTTAATGCAAAATCCAAATTATTTTGCCAATAATCATGTGCTGGATACGGTTTAATATTTGCATCCAGGTTTGCAATTTTAACTAAAGATTCATATAATTTATTTACATCTGCTGTTTGAGCATGCACACCACCTACACCAGCATTAAATAAAGTATCACCACAAAATAGAGCCTTTTCTCGCTCAAATAAAAAGCTAACATGATCTGATATATGACCAGGAGTATATAAGACTTTAAAAGTAGCAAACCCTAAATTAATTAAATCACCATCTTTAACATATGTATCAGGTTTAAACAAATCATTATCAGTATATGCATAAATTTTAGTGTTAGGGTAAAGCTCAACTAGTTTTTTAACCCCAGCAATATGATCACCATGTTTATGTGTTATAAGTATTGCTTTAAGTTGTAAATTATTTTTCTTAATAAACTCATCAAAAATTTCAACCTTTAAAGGATCAATAATTATCGCATTATTATTATCATATAAAAGATATTGATAATTTCTCAAACTATTGTCTAAAAACCATCTTTTAACTTGCATATACTAACCTCTTAATTAATTATTTCTATAAATTAGTCTTGCCTCTGATAAATCTAAGTCCGCAATCTCACCATTTTTTATAAAAAACTTACATAAAATATGTGAATATCTTTCTAAATCTAACATAGACAGTGAATCTTTAATATTTCTCTCAACATAATCATAAATCATTTTAAAACTAACATTATCTGATTTAATTACTGCCAACTCTAGTAATGTAATAATACTACGATAATCATAATTACCTTTATCAAGAACTTTATTAGCTAATCTAGAAATAGGCATATTAAAAGCATTAACATAAAGCTTTAACATTTCTGCAGTCATATTAGAACTATTAAATTGCTTTTTAGCAAACTTCTCTGCGAAAGTCATCTCATTTAAAGCTACTAACTGCTCCAAATAAACTCTACTTAAGGTTAATGTAGCATCTGATTTATTATAAATATCTGATAATTTATCAAAATTTTTGGCCTGTCTTAGTGCTAACACGATTAGTTTTTCTTCAATATCTGTTTTTAAAAAAGCATCATACTTTTCCAAAACTTTCAGTGCAAACGTATCATCCTTATCAGCCAAAGCAATATTACCAGCTAAATTAGTAATACTTGGCATAAATCTCTTATTGTTACACTCTAATAAGACTAAGACTCTTGACCTAGCTTCACTAAACTTTTGAACTAGATAAAACCGATATACTTCGAAAAATTTGTATGTAATGCTTTTACTATCTATTTGCTTTAGAGATTTTTCAAGTTCTTTAATATCCGCTGAACTAGATATTATTTCAAATTTTCTAAATAGAATATAATCTTTTAAATATTTAGGAGTTAATCTTGCCAGACTTGCAACACTCAACTGTTGCATTAGTTTATCATTTCTCAATAAAATATCAGCCACTATGTCAACAAATCTCTCCTGCTTATCGACCATAAATAAACCCAAAAACCAACTAAATAATAAATAAGGAAAACTAAAGCCTAGCTTGATTATCCTAACTCCAAAAATTATTAAGGAAAATAATACTGCTACCGCGAAAACAAATGCTACCATATTCATTTTTATAGTTTTATCGGATAAAACAAGCATAATATAACCATGATACCGGGTAGCACAAATACCTACTATTGTGGCTATGATAACAGCTATTATAAGCTTTATAATATTTATCATTTGTTACTTCCCTTTTTACTTGAGCTGGCATTTAGCACTGATTCTTTAGTTAAAAGATCATTTTGCTGGCTTGATAACTGGTTAATAACTTTATCAAGAGTATTGTCTAAATCTTCAGTTTCTCGAGACTGAATGCTTTGTATGGTTTTTTCCAAGTTTTTAGCATTACTGTCCTGAACAAAATATTTTTCTAAAATATTTATAAGACTTGTTTTATCTAGTGTAATATCAGCCTTATTATTCGTATACATTGCTGTTTGCAAAGAGATTAAAAGTTGATATAAATTATCTGAAATAAACTGTTTTGCTTGTTTAGTTGATACAAGAATTTGATTTTTAGGAATATCTTGAATTTTAACAATTGAGTTTAATAGCTTCATATATTTATTTTCAGATTGCTTAGTTTTTACTGAACCTACATTCTCAGGAGTAATATACTTTAACTTACCAAACTGCTGCTCAATATTAATAAACTCTTTGATAACATCTTCTCTAGAAGCGTATCTTTTTAAAGTATTTTTGATATTTTGACGATCAATTGCACTTATATTCGCAACTTTACTTGCTTCAATCTTATCAAAGGCTATATCAACTAGATCATTTGCTCTTTGAACATCTCCACTAAAAGTTACAACATCTTTTGCTAAAATCAAATAATCAATTGCTGATTGAATATTTGTAATACCCATCTGCATATACAAATCTTTTGTTGGGGCCGCTAGCTGACTATTTACAATTGAAAGCTGCGATTGGATTGCTTTTATACTATTTTGTTGCGAATCTTTTTGACTACTTACATCATCAAGAATAGTCATTTGATCACTTTGAGCTTGTTTAATCCTGGTTAATTGTTTTTGTAAAATAGTATACTGATATGTTTCATTATTAGTACTTTTGGACCTAACTATTGAATTAACAGTCACATAACCGGCCATACCCATAGCTACCAATGACACTACAAGACTGAATTTAGATATAATCGTTCTTGAGCTTTTATCTTTAGTCCTATTTTTTTCCACAATAGTATTTCTAACACCACTACTCTGCTGATGAGAATCTTTTGTTACCGACATTTCTACTAGCCTCTGTAATTTCCAATATTTTCCTACAAATATAATCGTTATCTATTTTTTCGAGCTTTAAGATGTTTTTAAAGCCCTGCTTATTTACAAATTCTAGCATCTTTGGGCTAGTTATGGTAATAATTGCGTCTTTTGGAGCCGATGTTTTTACAAAAATCCTAATTAACGATCTAAATACATCTAAGCTTGTTACAACTATAACTTTAGGATTTTGTTGTGAGAATGATTGTATGTATCTATTATACAAGTAATCAACTTCTTCAAAAACTCTTTCATAGGTTTCAAACTTATAACACTTTGTATATTTAGAAAGCTCTTTTATTAAAAAATCATTCCCTCCAACGCCAGAAACAATCGCAAGCTCTTGTTCTGATATGTCATGTTGAAAGATCAATTGAAACAATTCTTGTGAATTATATTTAGTACGAGGGTATTCCGCATTTAATCCAAACTCCCTAAGAAGTCTGGTAGTGCTAGCTCCAATCGCATATATTTTTTTATTAACAAATAGTTTTGGGTAATACTGCTTAAACAAACCTTCTACTGCATATTTACTCGTAAAAATAATTGTATTATATTGGTGAATTCTTTCAGATATATTTTTATAAAAGATCTTTATAACTGGTAAACCAATAGCTCTACAATTTTTAGAACAAAGCAACTCTACTAAATCGAGAGTATCTTTTTCTGGTCTACAAACAAGTATTTCCATTTACTGGTTTTTAGTTGCTGTTGCATATATATAATTAAGCATTGACTTTAAACCATTCGTTCTATTTGAGCTTAAATTATTACCAAAGCCAATTTGCCTAACAAAGTCCACATTCGAGTTCAATATATCACTCGGAGTAGCATCGTTATATATTCGCAACAAAACTGCTATAAGACCTGAAACTATTAAAGCATCACTAGTAGCAATAAAGTTTAACTTACCATTATAGATACTACTGTCAAACCAAACCTGAGATTGACATCCTTTGACCAAATTACTATTAGTTTTTTTACTTTCTGTAAAATTTGGTAGTTGCTTACCTAATGAAATAATATAGTCATACTTATCTTCCCAATCATCAAAGAAAGATAACTCATCTATTAGCTCTTGTTGTCGCTGTATAACTTGACTTGCCATATTAACAAATATTTAAATAATTACCTCAAAACTTAGTGAATATATTAACATAAATCTCTAATTATATAAAAGCTTATGAAAAGCTATAAAATTTCCAAAAAAATATTGACAGCATATCAAAACAATCATATAATACACCTCGTTACTCCCCGATAGCTCAGTTGGTAGAGCAGTTGACTGTTAATCAATTGGTCGGCGGTTCAAGTCCGTCTCGGGGAGCCACAAAATATTCAGAATAATTTCTTATATACTACGTTAAGTTTTGACTTAGAGCAGTTTAGTAGTTTATATTTTTTTCCTCCTTTCTTATCTCTAAATATATGAATTCTAAACAGCTCTAAGTATATTCAAACTCTTGTTATCAATTTAATTTATATGCTTAAAAAAATAGATTGATTTAACTTATAAAAAAATCAAGATATAATTATTTGGAAAAATAAAATGATTTTCTTAATATTTTCAACAACATTACTAAGCCTTATATTTGCAGTAACAAATAAATATAAAACTTCAAAAATACTTTTTTTCACTTCTCTAATACTACTACTAATAATGTTTATTCCTCACACTATTAGATATATCAACATTCAACTGTAGGAGAGCAGATTATGAAATAAAATATTTTAGATCTTTTTGATTGTTTCGCTATTATCGGTATATCTATAATATTAATCACAGCTTTTTACTATCAAATATTTTTCCAAGAGCTTCCTTGTGCATTATGCATATTTCAAAGAATAGCATTAAGCCTAATCAGTTTTGGATTAATACTAAATTTAACTTATGGAAATAAATATAAGCATTATCTTTTTGTAATATTAGTTGCATTATTAAACGCTGCTGTTGCTACTACACAAATTCTTTTACATATAGTTCCCGGAACAGGTAGTTATGGAGACTCAATTTTTTCATTACATATGTATACCTGGAGTTTTGTCGTAAGTATCGTGTTTATTATATATGCAACAGTTTGTGGTCTTATAACACCAGATCAAAATAGAATAAAGAAGAGTTTTAGTATTATTTCAAAAATAGCCATTGTTTTAATAATATGTTTGACCTTAGCAAATACAATAAGCGTTTTCATTGAATGCGGACCATATTTATGCCCATCAGATCCAAATAGCTACTGGCTTTTTGAACTTTTTTCTAAATAAGAAAAATATACTGACTGTAATAAATGATTAACTTATTTTTCTTTTAACATAACTATACATCTTAAAAGTTACAAGCATTAATATTTTTTTTGCTATAATTTAGCTCATATTTTGATTTATAATAATTATAGACATTATGAAAGCAACACAAACACTTATTGCTACTACCAAAGAGCTTCCTAAAGAAGCTGTTCTTATCAGTCACCAATATATGCTAAAAGCTGGCCTTATAAAAAAGCTGGCTTCAGGTATATATACATGGATGCCTATGGGATTGAAAGTATTACAAAAAATTCAAGAAATTGTCCGTACAGAAATGAATAAAGCTGGAGCAAGTGAACTACTTTTACCAAGTATACTCCCTTCTGAACTTTTACAAGAGACTCATCGTTGGGATAAGTTTGGACCAGAACTTCTAAAATTAAAAGATAGACATGGCAGAGACTTCTGCTATGGCCCTACTCATGAAGAACCTATAGTAGACATGGCTAGAGACACTATCAAAAGCTATAAACAGTTACCTCTAAATTTATATCAAATTCAAACAAAATTCAGAGATGAGATCCGTCCTCGCTTCGGAGTAATGCGCGCTCGTGAATTTATTATGAAAGACTCGTACTCTTTTCATGAGAATAGCAAATGTCTAAATAGTACATACAAAGTAATGTTTCAAACTTATTGTAATATTTTAGATGAAATAGGCTTAGAATATCGTCCTGTAAAAGCAGATAATGGTGCAATTGGTGGCGACAATAGCCATGAGTTTCAAGTGCTAGCAAATGCAGGAGAAGATATTATTTGCTATAGTAATGGTAGTGATTATGCAGCAAACATAGAGCTCGCTACTTATGCAAAACCTTATCTTAATAAAAAAGAGACTTCTCAAAATTCTATAGATAAAATTCATACGCCAAATATGAAAACTATTGAGAAGCTTTGTAAAGAAATGAGGTTTGATATTAAACAAACTATAAAAACTATGATTATTAAAGATATGGAAGGAAGGTTTTTTGCATTAGTTGTCAGAGGTGACCATGAGCTTAATGAAACAAAAATCAATAAGCTTCCTCAAGTATCCGCGCCATATACTTTAGCTTCACGTGAAGAAATTTTTAAACTTTTAAATGCTAATCCTGGCTCACTTGGTATATATAACTGTCCTATTCAAATAATTGCAGATTATAGTGCTGTAGCTATTTCAGACTTATGCTGTGGCGCTAATGAAGATGATTACCACCTAACAAATGTAAATTGGAATAAAGATGTAACTAACTATGAAGTTGATGATATTCGAAATGTGGTAGCTGGAGATGTATCTCCAGATGGTAATGGCACTTTAAAGCTAACAAACGGTATTGAGGTTGGACATATCTTTGAACTTGGAGATGTATATTCAAAATCAATGAACACAACTGTGATTGGACAAGATGGTAAATCTAGACCTCTTTTAATGGGTTGTTATGGTTTTGGTGTATCTCGAGTTATGGCAGCAGCAATTGAGCAATCTCATGATGATAAGGGCATAATATGGCCAGAAACCATAGCACCATTTGAAGTTGCTATATTACCAATAAATTATAACAAATCAGAAAATGTTAAAAAAGTTGCTGATAAACTTTATCAACAATTATTAGCTAAAGGTATTGATGTACTATTAGATGATCGTGGAGCTCGACCTGGAGTAATGTTTGCTGATGCTGATCTTGTGGGCTACTCTCATCATATTGTAATTGGTGACAGACTATTAGAGCAAAGACTTATAGAATATAAAAATCGTAGGACCCAAGAAAAGCAAGAAATAACTATAGAGCAATTAATTAACATACTAGGATAAAATTTTTATTCAGTTCCTCATATATTTCTTTATTAATTTTAAAATAGTAAACTGTCCCTGTTATTCAATACCACTTTATAAAATATTTTTATTCCTTGCTTTTATGCAGCATCTAAAATACCAGAATATACTTCATCAGGAGTCATATATCCAATACTAGAATGTAGTCTTTCATTGTTGTAAATATCAATATATTCTTTGATACCTACTTTAGCCTCTTTCATAGTTATATATGATGCCGGATAAACATTTTCATATTTCAGTGTTCTCCAAAATCTCTCAATTGCAATATTATCTATAGATCTTCCTTTAGCATCCATAGATATATTTATTTTATTATCAGATAATATTTTAATATGCTCTTTTGCTGTATATTGAGTTCCTTGATCAGAGTTAAAGATATCAGGTTTACCATATTTAAATAACGCTTCTTTTAACACACTAGTTGTTAGATGTGTATCCATAGTATTAGAAATCTTCCAAGCTAGTATTTTCTTGCTATGCCAATCTATTATGGCTGCTAAATATGCATACCCACATTCTAGTCTAATATACGTGATATCAGCACTCCATACCTTATTAGCTTTATCTATAACAACCTGATTCGTCTCATTTTTAAATACATTAAGTAAGTATGGATATTTCTTGTGTTGCTTATTAATGACAGTTGTCTTTTTTTTAGGATACAATGCCTTAATACCCATGAATTCCATAGCACTTTTGATTAGCTTCCTTCCAGCTAGAAATCCTAATCTATTTAGCAACTTTACTAGCCTTCTCGTACCATAATATGGATGTTTAGTATGTATCAAATCTATTGCATTTAATAGTCTAATATCATCATTACTACTAAATTTTGATATTGGTGTATAATAGTACACACTCTTAGATACAGATAATAGTTTAAGCTGATTATTTAAAGATAATTCTAGCTTAGTATCTACAGAGTTTACTCTATCATTTGATGATACCAAGCTTTTTAGCTTTCCCATTAAAAAATCCCTCTCTACTATTACCTCGCCTAGTTCTTTACTTGTTGCATC from Francisella halioticida includes:
- a CDS encoding disulfide bond formation protein B codes for the protein MLDLFDCFAIIGISIILITAFYYQIFFQELPCALCIFQRIALSLISFGLILNLTYGNKYKHYLFVILVALLNAAVATTQILLHIVPGTGSYGDSIFSLHMYTWSFVVSIVFIIYATVCGLITPDQNRIKKSFSIISKIAIVLIICLTLANTISVFIECGPYLCPSDPNSYWLFELFSK
- a CDS encoding proline--tRNA ligase; its protein translation is MKATQTLIATTKELPKEAVLISHQYMLKAGLIKKLASGIYTWMPMGLKVLQKIQEIVRTEMNKAGASELLLPSILPSELLQETHRWDKFGPELLKLKDRHGRDFCYGPTHEEPIVDMARDTIKSYKQLPLNLYQIQTKFRDEIRPRFGVMRAREFIMKDSYSFHENSKCLNSTYKVMFQTYCNILDEIGLEYRPVKADNGAIGGDNSHEFQVLANAGEDIICYSNGSDYAANIELATYAKPYLNKKETSQNSIDKIHTPNMKTIEKLCKEMRFDIKQTIKTMIIKDMEGRFFALVVRGDHELNETKINKLPQVSAPYTLASREEIFKLLNANPGSLGIYNCPIQIIADYSAVAISDLCCGANEDDYHLTNVNWNKDVTNYEVDDIRNVVAGDVSPDGNGTLKLTNGIEVGHIFELGDVYSKSMNTTVIGQDGKSRPLLMGCYGFGVSRVMAAAIEQSHDDKGIIWPETIAPFEVAILPINYNKSENVKKVADKLYQQLLAKGIDVLLDDRGARPGVMFADADLVGYSHHIVIGDRLLEQRLIEYKNRRTQEKQEITIEQLINILG
- a CDS encoding heme biosynthesis protein HemY — protein: MINIIKLIIAVIIATIVGICATRYHGYIMLVLSDKTIKMNMVAFVFAVAVLFSLIIFGVRIIKLGFSFPYLLFSWFLGLFMVDKQERFVDIVADILLRNDKLMQQLSVASLARLTPKYLKDYILFRKFEIISSSADIKELEKSLKQIDSKSITYKFFEVYRFYLVQKFSEARSRVLVLLECNNKRFMPSITNLAGNIALADKDDTFALKVLEKYDAFLKTDIEEKLIVLALRQAKNFDKLSDIYNKSDATLTLSRVYLEQLVALNEMTFAEKFAKKQFNSSNMTAEMLKLYVNAFNMPISRLANKVLDKGNYDYRSIITLLELAVIKSDNVSFKMIYDYVERNIKDSLSMLDLERYSHILCKFFIKNGEIADLDLSEARLIYRNN
- a CDS encoding FeoA domain-containing protein, whose protein sequence is MSYHKNDKFIIKGFHNSCPNAFKDKIIAMGVLEGQEMKVINRSIFGGPIAFETNCGIFSLRKKDLDFLKLEKIN
- a CDS encoding SPOR domain-containing protein; this encodes MKDLSKLDIPKKQKKDIQPKPEKPKLNKKKKLLIIAIICLLSVAIVSKLINKIKAEEKAKIEQQIDKKETTKNTKQDQKANNNQKPNFSENTPSGKMIFTFYNNLKHDSVSVNVNPEAKRAQYKYTYIYQIASFRNMNETSWYVKKMKKDGLNPQFKRVGNWIRMYIGPYDSKRAMAPDVIKLQRIGLNGGFPREVSRTKIKPKSDKKNSKTSTDEKDNSNKKTQKN
- a CDS encoding hydroxyacylglutathione hydrolase codes for the protein MQVKRWFLDNSLRNYQYLLYDNNNAIIIDPLKVEIFDEFIKKNNLQLKAILITHKHGDHIAGVKKLVELYPNTKIYAYTDNDLFKPDTYVKDGDLINLGFATFKVLYTPGHISDHVSFLFEREKALFCGDTLFNAGVGGVHAQTADVNKLYESLVKIANLDANIKPYPAHDYWQNNLDFALSILPEDENFKYYIEQVCDLEASKKPIVNLAEESKFNIFIRAINDDNLTKVLPSYSLGRDMFVKLRELKNNF
- a CDS encoding SufE family protein, with product MASQVIQRQQELIDELSFFDDWEDKYDYIISLGKQLPNFTESKKTNSNLVKGCQSQVWFDSSIYNGKLNFIATSDALIVSGLIAVLLRIYNDATPSDILNSNVDFVRQIGFGNNLSSNRTNGLKSMLNYIYATATKNQ
- a CDS encoding IS3 family transposase is translated as MSKKRVTYTADFKAKVIIELLEGDMTVNEIASKYDLLPKNVHNWKQQFLSNACLAFDKSSVVKEYKQEIDELRKDKDATSKELGEVIVERDFLMGKLKSLVSSNDRVNSVDTKLELSLNNQLKLLSVSKSVYYYTPISKFSSNDDIRLLNAIDLIHTKHPYYGTRRLVKLLNRLGFLAGRKLIKSAMEFMGIKALYPKKKTTVINKQHKKYPYLLNVFKNETNQVVIDKANKVWSADITYIRLECGYAYLAAIIDWHSKKILAWKISNTMDTHLTTSVLKEALFKYGKPDIFNSDQGTQYTAKEHIKILSDNKINISMDAKGRSIDNIAIERFWRTLKYENVYPASYITMKEAKVGIKEYIDIYNNERLHSSIGYMTPDEVYSGILDAA
- a CDS encoding uroporphyrinogen-III synthase, producing the protein MEILVCRPEKDTLDLVELLCSKNCRAIGLPVIKIFYKNISERIHQYNTIIFTSKYAVEGLFKQYYPKLFVNKKIYAIGASTTRLLREFGLNAEYPRTKYNSQELFQLIFQHDISEQELAIVSGVGGNDFLIKELSKYTKCYKFETYERVFEEVDYLYNRYIQSFSQQNPKVIVVTSLDVFRSLIRIFVKTSAPKDAIITITSPKMLEFVNKQGFKNILKLEKIDNDYICRKILEITEASRNVGNKRFSSAE